Proteins from a genomic interval of uncultured Desulfuromusa sp.:
- a CDS encoding tetratricopeptide repeat protein, with protein sequence MHRFYLRDGLYLSLFVGLLFLPCKPALGVCEQHGSLKVVRLLEQVDQELSANQPLAAQQRLELFKLKYADEQHYLIDYHLGNLYSRSGQLEKALSAYDAALSGCDQEPGIWQNRGKIAWDLKRYPVAADSLSRAYELDLNKEPSLLFHTAIARIYADQKDVALNLLEYLIGDVPEAVQDIWLETYTNLCLELKQTDRALKHLTHWHRHFETRKVFWRLLAILHVQLRQYEEGAANLKVLAAFEPLNKTDKKLLADLLLQVNIPLEAAELYEELLTENPTEQQLHEQTIICYRLGLQPQKALDAIERALVVYRSVDLLQTQGEIFFDQGQYKQAFQVFEQLLQLDSDKGIAYLYQGYCALRMEDLALARKVLTRASSYKSERKEAKRLLEWMNKG encoded by the coding sequence ATGCACAGATTTTATCTGAGAGATGGTCTCTACCTGTCATTGTTTGTCGGGTTACTGTTTTTGCCATGTAAACCGGCCCTTGGAGTCTGTGAACAACACGGGAGTCTGAAAGTTGTCCGGCTGTTAGAACAGGTCGATCAGGAGCTGTCAGCCAATCAACCTTTGGCTGCACAGCAGCGATTAGAATTGTTCAAGCTGAAATATGCAGATGAACAACACTATCTGATAGATTATCACCTCGGCAATCTGTACAGCCGGTCGGGGCAGCTGGAAAAGGCGTTATCCGCTTATGATGCAGCGCTGAGTGGCTGTGACCAAGAGCCAGGGATCTGGCAGAACCGTGGGAAAATTGCCTGGGATTTAAAACGCTATCCAGTGGCTGCGGACTCTTTGTCTCGCGCCTACGAACTTGATCTGAACAAAGAGCCTTCCCTCTTGTTTCATACTGCAATCGCTAGGATCTATGCAGATCAAAAGGATGTTGCTCTCAATCTACTTGAATATTTGATTGGAGATGTGCCGGAAGCTGTTCAGGACATCTGGTTGGAAACCTACACCAATCTTTGCCTTGAACTCAAACAGACTGATCGTGCGCTGAAACATCTGACTCATTGGCACCGCCATTTTGAAACCCGTAAAGTTTTTTGGCGTTTACTGGCGATATTGCATGTCCAGTTGCGTCAATATGAAGAAGGCGCCGCCAACCTCAAGGTTTTAGCTGCTTTTGAACCGTTGAACAAAACTGATAAAAAACTTCTTGCCGACCTGTTACTGCAGGTCAATATCCCCTTGGAAGCCGCTGAACTCTATGAGGAGCTGTTGACTGAAAACCCTACAGAACAGCAATTACATGAGCAGACAATTATATGCTATCGCCTTGGTTTGCAGCCTCAAAAAGCACTTGATGCCATCGAGCGGGCACTTGTTGTCTATCGTTCAGTTGATTTGCTGCAGACCCAGGGAGAGATTTTTTTTGATCAGGGTCAATATAAGCAGGCTTTTCAAGTCTTTGAGCAACTGCTGCAGCTGGATTCTGATAAAGGCATCGCTTATCTTTATCAAGGCTATTGTGCGTTACGGATGGAAGACCTAGCTTTAGCCCGAAAGGTTTTGACCAGGGCTTCCAGCTATAAGAGCGAACGGAAAGAAGCGAAACGCTTACTGGAATGGATGAACAAGGGGTAG
- a CDS encoding MotA/TolQ/ExbB proton channel family protein produces the protein MREFIQYSVVFPCILLIFCVVPQSSRAADIRAIYGRVAAELEASQKTKVATEAGIQLQRNKLKQQLKEMRAAVAKQEQELQQQQLTLKQRQQEYSKLTSEQANDAELMNNLAASVRVSAKQLQELLIRSSRTSLDRQRPESLNKILNADYFPGLADMQQMAELFLTEMKQVGQVSFQPMPIVGLSGINKEALVLMVGPFLSVYLEEGVPQLLRFDSSMRSLVQVEAKLPWTVSRALKKYLQGESDIVPVDLSAGAALEQLVRRKSFTDRVQDGGVLVWPILALAVIALMIGLERAFFLKRVHDNTDRTMGEVNSKAIQGDWEGCRKLVQGRKKTPVYNVVRAGLRMRHEGRDVLESVLQEAILKELPRLERALPLLNIMAAVAPLLGLLGTVTGMIGTFEVINIYGTGDPRMMSGGISVALVTTMLGLMVAIPIMLVHAFLSRQVEHIVGDMEEKAVVLTNIIHLHGQKKGDLPHVSTA, from the coding sequence ATGAGAGAGTTTATACAGTACTCCGTTGTTTTTCCCTGCATATTGCTTATCTTTTGTGTCGTCCCTCAGTCTTCACGGGCAGCTGATATTCGCGCAATTTATGGTCGGGTTGCAGCGGAGCTGGAAGCGAGTCAAAAAACAAAGGTGGCAACAGAGGCGGGGATTCAGCTGCAAAGAAATAAGTTGAAACAACAGCTCAAAGAGATGAGGGCTGCGGTTGCGAAGCAGGAACAGGAGTTGCAGCAACAGCAACTAACGCTGAAGCAGCGCCAGCAGGAGTATTCAAAGCTGACTTCTGAACAGGCCAACGATGCCGAACTGATGAATAATCTGGCGGCCTCTGTTCGGGTGAGTGCAAAGCAATTGCAGGAACTTTTGATTCGCTCTTCGCGAACCTCGCTTGATCGGCAGCGTCCTGAGTCTCTCAATAAAATCCTTAACGCCGACTATTTCCCCGGTCTCGCTGATATGCAGCAGATGGCGGAACTTTTTTTGACGGAAATGAAACAGGTCGGTCAAGTTTCATTCCAGCCGATGCCGATCGTTGGTCTATCGGGTATCAACAAAGAGGCTCTTGTTCTTATGGTCGGGCCCTTTTTATCCGTCTATCTGGAGGAGGGTGTGCCGCAGTTACTGCGCTTTGACAGCAGCATGCGTAGCCTTGTTCAGGTTGAAGCCAAGCTTCCTTGGACCGTCTCCCGAGCCCTTAAAAAATATCTTCAAGGGGAGAGCGACATAGTGCCGGTAGACCTGTCTGCGGGTGCAGCGCTGGAACAACTTGTCCGCAGGAAAAGTTTTACGGATCGGGTTCAGGATGGTGGAGTCCTTGTCTGGCCAATTCTTGCTCTTGCCGTCATTGCGCTTATGATCGGTCTGGAACGTGCTTTTTTCCTCAAACGGGTTCACGATAATACCGACCGAACAATGGGAGAAGTCAATAGCAAGGCCATTCAGGGAGACTGGGAAGGTTGCCGAAAACTGGTTCAGGGGCGAAAAAAAACACCCGTTTACAATGTCGTCAGGGCTGGCCTGAGGATGCGGCATGAGGGTCGCGATGTCCTTGAAAGTGTTCTCCAGGAAGCAATCCTCAAGGAGCTTCCTCGATTGGAGCGGGCTTTGCCGTTGTTGAACATTATGGCTGCTGTTGCCCCACTGTTGGGATTGTTGGGAACCGTGACGGGTATGATCGGGACTTTTGAAGTCATCAATATTTATGGGACCGGCGATCCGCGGATGATGTCTGGAGGGATTTCTGTGGCTCTGGTGACCACAATGCTTGGATTGATGGTGGCTATTCCAATTATGCTGGTCCATGCATTTCTCAGTCGTCAGGTTGAACATATTGTTGGAGATATGGAAGAAAAAGCAGTTGTATTGACTAATATCATTCATCTTCACGGCCAGAAAAAAGGAGATTTGCCTCATGTTTCCACTGCCTGA
- a CDS encoding TonB-dependent receptor: MGRILPIQAILMMGFWVAAATVGAIEVPAVGADQMVVTATMTPKELTDVPGAFEVITAEEIEMTGAETLDGVLEGALGVVLESVPGRGRIPQIRGLSNKRVLILIDGMRFSSGFRDTTVDVSEISTEFVERIEIVRGPSSALYGSEAIGGVINIITKSPPSDPSGSLAVRYGTNTYGEAENTVVKGAVGSTFGSLGIIAYGYANGSDEFDRQYDDYFSDIDDEARYSGGIKLHLDLADEHRISMGGYYNETSREGLRPKNSTITDRDADSDRTNAFIQYAGHIAGASVMLRSYYSQFQLDRNYTDIGGMNPNNRYAYEEFDINNELYQVEGQVSRVFAVNHLLSLGLEYREEMRSGVENRGETEVDETIDNSAVFIQDDFQLLTGLQVTAGLRLDDHSDFGSEVSPRISLIYAIRDNLRFKASYGEGFRAPSLYELYVETINMQGDVMPNPDLNPERSKSYEAGIEGEFGRFTGKIMIFKNAMEEMITKVRTGSRTSGSKTIPIYEMGNVEDAYTQGGELEARLQLSDVLSLTGNMIFIESENDETGDDLLDVPEIKSYLRLAYLNGSAGFKGNLRMNYIGRQFIAADNRVGGYTEWDIYAAKSIHKNFEIFAGIDNIFNKTVSSTASRGGFYYGGVKVIF, encoded by the coding sequence ATGGGTAGAATATTGCCGATTCAGGCGATTCTTATGATGGGTTTCTGGGTTGCTGCTGCGACTGTTGGGGCTATTGAGGTCCCAGCTGTTGGCGCGGATCAAATGGTTGTGACCGCAACGATGACACCCAAGGAGTTAACAGATGTTCCCGGTGCTTTTGAGGTGATAACTGCTGAAGAAATTGAGATGACGGGGGCTGAAACCTTAGATGGAGTGTTGGAAGGTGCCCTCGGGGTGGTTCTTGAATCGGTACCGGGGCGAGGGAGGATTCCACAAATCAGGGGGCTTTCCAATAAACGGGTATTGATCCTCATCGATGGAATGCGTTTTTCCAGTGGTTTCAGGGACACAACGGTTGATGTCAGTGAGATTTCAACAGAGTTTGTCGAACGGATAGAGATTGTTCGTGGCCCAAGTTCAGCGTTATATGGCAGTGAAGCCATTGGCGGTGTCATTAATATCATCACCAAAAGTCCACCTTCGGATCCCTCCGGCAGTCTTGCGGTGCGCTATGGAACAAACACCTATGGTGAAGCCGAGAATACTGTGGTGAAAGGTGCGGTCGGGAGTACTTTCGGTTCGCTGGGAATTATCGCTTATGGGTATGCCAATGGTAGCGATGAATTTGACCGCCAGTATGATGATTATTTTTCTGACATTGATGATGAGGCCAGGTATTCAGGTGGCATCAAGCTTCATCTGGATCTTGCGGATGAGCATCGAATCAGTATGGGTGGGTACTATAACGAGACCTCCAGGGAGGGGTTGAGGCCTAAGAACAGCACCATAACGGATCGCGATGCCGATAGTGACCGGACAAATGCATTTATTCAGTACGCTGGCCACATTGCTGGGGCCAGTGTCATGTTGCGCAGCTATTATTCTCAGTTTCAGCTGGACCGAAACTATACTGATATTGGTGGGATGAACCCGAATAACCGCTATGCCTATGAAGAGTTTGATATTAACAACGAGTTATATCAGGTTGAAGGACAGGTGAGTCGGGTCTTTGCCGTTAATCACCTGCTCTCTCTGGGGCTTGAATACCGCGAGGAGATGCGATCAGGTGTAGAAAATCGCGGAGAGACAGAGGTTGATGAAACTATCGATAACAGTGCTGTCTTCATTCAGGATGACTTTCAGCTATTGACAGGGTTGCAAGTGACGGCAGGTCTGCGTCTGGATGATCATTCAGACTTTGGCTCAGAGGTCAGTCCGCGCATAAGCTTGATCTATGCGATTCGTGATAATTTGCGTTTTAAGGCCTCCTATGGTGAAGGGTTCCGGGCTCCATCGTTATATGAGCTGTATGTTGAAACCATTAACATGCAGGGAGATGTGATGCCCAATCCCGATTTGAACCCGGAACGATCGAAGAGTTACGAAGCCGGAATTGAGGGGGAGTTCGGTCGCTTTACCGGTAAAATCATGATTTTTAAAAACGCTATGGAGGAGATGATTACCAAGGTGAGGACGGGCTCCAGAACCTCAGGATCAAAAACCATACCGATCTATGAAATGGGGAACGTCGAGGATGCTTATACTCAAGGGGGTGAACTGGAAGCCAGACTTCAGCTTTCTGATGTGTTGAGCTTGACGGGAAATATGATTTTTATTGAGTCTGAAAATGATGAAACAGGTGATGATCTACTGGATGTCCCGGAAATTAAATCATATCTTCGGTTGGCTTATCTTAACGGCTCGGCGGGTTTTAAAGGTAACCTGCGGATGAATTATATTGGTCGCCAGTTTATCGCTGCCGACAATCGGGTTGGTGGCTATACCGAATGGGATATTTATGCAGCAAAATCTATCCATAAGAACTTTGAGATATTTGCTGGTATCGATAATATTTTTAATAAGACGGTAAGTTCCACGGCCTCTCGGGGTGGGTTCTACTATGGTGGCGTTAAGGTAATCTTTTAG
- a CDS encoding energy transducer TonB: MGATPRAIILASFLLALFVCFCLFALIPQLAQHEAPRELPVRRTAARFYVEPPPEPEIPQKQKRVEEKKQQLTQNLQPKVSPKPHLLQPPEFDFQPPDVNLQMATGVAMVPSADLSGIYPTGDLDRTPVISFHVKPLYPYRAKRMNISGHVIIQFDVGSDGSVGAVKILESVPPGVFDDAVLQVVPKWQFQAGEIMGNQVVTRMVKKIIFNLED, translated from the coding sequence ATGGGAGCAACCCCCAGAGCTATTATTCTGGCCAGTTTTCTTCTGGCTCTGTTTGTTTGTTTTTGTCTGTTTGCTTTGATTCCACAGTTGGCACAGCATGAAGCACCTCGTGAATTGCCTGTTCGTCGAACCGCAGCTCGTTTTTATGTTGAACCTCCTCCCGAACCGGAGATCCCTCAGAAACAGAAGAGAGTTGAAGAAAAAAAACAGCAGCTAACGCAGAACTTACAACCCAAAGTTTCGCCTAAGCCCCATTTGTTACAGCCTCCTGAATTTGATTTTCAGCCTCCCGATGTCAATTTACAGATGGCCACCGGGGTTGCTATGGTCCCTTCTGCTGACCTGTCAGGTATTTATCCGACGGGAGATTTGGATCGTACGCCGGTTATCAGCTTTCATGTCAAGCCACTCTACCCCTATCGGGCCAAACGGATGAATATCAGCGGCCATGTCATAATCCAGTTTGATGTTGGTAGTGATGGATCTGTCGGTGCTGTAAAAATCCTTGAATCTGTTCCCCCTGGGGTGTTTGACGACGCGGTGTTGCAGGTCGTACCAAAATGGCAGTTTCAGGCTGGTGAAATCATGGGGAATCAGGTTGTGACCAGGATGGTGAAGAAAATTATTTTTAATCTGGAGGATTGA
- a CDS encoding TonB-dependent receptor gives MIERYLKRGGQILSLALAITLPIGATAQANGSPKDISTIVVTAQGEQGPAVSEIDTKQLQRNLATDMKDVFRSESSIEIGGGSRAAQRIYVRGIEASNLNVTIDGASQGMNHFQHRGNIGGLSTDLLKKIEVQTMQTADQGPGALAGSIRFETVDAQDLLPAENQAGAVMRGGYSSVDRGLAMGGSVFGRAGEHLGLLLNYSESDFDTYKDGDGNRIIGSDGEDTNLFFKLSLLELAGHSLRLSVENHQDEGLYTGDWTYGDGTARTPTHQVSERDTYTFEHRFTPQSNRLIDWKFNAYHSEESLDRSGTETISDSLGIDMRNTSRFAVGKTDHALTYGLDWSHEEGEEVGDVTNIEVENLGVYLQNRVTVSRFLLSFGARFDNYDTTFRDVDINGDEISPNVGAEVNMGRGFTAFASYGEATRAKGIIPIGWLADTEANATINQVEGKDNYAKDMQPESSTTYEYGIRYGAEGLVKEDDRLHLKLAFFDTEIENLILQVGGRRGLPVSGFYNEDPVTSKGYEAKLGWSSGGFDTNLSYTHAVAEDEDGNAIAFSRRMAASAGDTLVWDNFWNLNATLGLGYTLKHVASLDRDDVERDGYTLHNAQMVLTPSFLKEITVTLAALNLLDEQYRSQASSGDDDTATPEPGRDIRIGMVYKVLF, from the coding sequence ATGATTGAAAGGTATCTGAAACGGGGAGGCCAAATATTATCATTGGCACTGGCAATAACGCTCCCTATTGGAGCAACAGCACAAGCCAACGGGAGCCCTAAGGACATATCAACAATTGTGGTCACGGCACAGGGAGAACAGGGCCCAGCTGTTTCTGAAATCGACACAAAGCAACTGCAACGCAATCTGGCAACAGATATGAAAGATGTTTTTCGTTCGGAGTCCTCTATAGAAATTGGCGGTGGGTCAAGAGCTGCCCAGCGGATCTATGTTCGTGGAATTGAAGCATCAAATTTGAATGTGACTATCGATGGCGCCAGTCAGGGCATGAATCATTTTCAGCATCGTGGAAATATTGGCGGTCTTAGTACCGACCTGCTGAAAAAAATCGAGGTCCAAACGATGCAAACAGCTGACCAGGGCCCGGGTGCTTTAGCCGGCAGTATCAGGTTCGAAACTGTTGACGCCCAGGATCTTCTTCCGGCTGAAAACCAGGCTGGTGCAGTCATGCGGGGCGGGTACAGTTCTGTTGATCGCGGTCTAGCCATGGGTGGAAGTGTTTTTGGGCGAGCTGGAGAGCATCTCGGGCTATTGTTGAATTACTCTGAATCTGACTTTGATACTTACAAGGACGGCGATGGAAACCGCATTATTGGCTCTGACGGAGAAGATACCAATCTGTTTTTCAAGCTGAGCCTGTTGGAACTGGCAGGGCATAGTTTGCGGCTCAGCGTTGAAAATCATCAGGATGAAGGCCTCTACACTGGTGATTGGACTTATGGTGATGGAACCGCCAGAACACCGACGCACCAGGTCAGCGAACGCGATACCTATACGTTTGAACATCGCTTCACGCCCCAAAGCAATCGCCTGATCGACTGGAAATTTAATGCTTATCATAGCGAGGAAAGTCTTGACAGAAGCGGCACTGAAACCATCAGCGACAGCCTTGGTATCGACATGCGGAACACGTCGCGGTTTGCTGTCGGAAAGACAGATCATGCCCTCACCTACGGCCTCGATTGGAGTCATGAAGAAGGAGAAGAGGTCGGTGATGTCACGAATATTGAAGTTGAAAATCTGGGGGTTTATCTGCAAAACCGGGTAACTGTTTCACGCTTTTTACTTTCTTTCGGAGCGCGGTTTGACAACTACGATACAACGTTCAGGGATGTTGACATCAACGGTGACGAAATTTCGCCAAATGTCGGCGCAGAAGTCAACATGGGGCGTGGTTTTACTGCTTTTGCTTCGTATGGTGAAGCAACGCGAGCCAAAGGGATTATCCCGATCGGATGGCTGGCTGACACAGAGGCAAACGCAACAATTAATCAGGTCGAAGGCAAAGACAATTACGCTAAAGACATGCAGCCGGAGAGCTCGACAACCTATGAGTACGGAATCCGCTATGGTGCTGAAGGACTGGTGAAAGAAGACGATCGTCTCCACCTGAAGCTGGCTTTTTTTGACACGGAAATTGAGAACCTGATTCTTCAGGTTGGTGGTCGACGGGGACTGCCTGTTTCGGGTTTTTATAACGAAGATCCTGTAACCTCAAAAGGGTATGAGGCTAAGCTTGGCTGGAGCTCAGGTGGATTTGACACCAATCTGAGTTACACCCATGCTGTGGCTGAAGATGAAGACGGTAACGCCATCGCATTTTCCCGCCGTATGGCTGCTTCAGCCGGAGACACTCTGGTATGGGATAATTTCTGGAATCTGAATGCAACTCTGGGCTTGGGTTACACTTTGAAACACGTGGCATCACTGGACCGGGATGATGTTGAGCGCGATGGCTATACCTTGCACAATGCCCAGATGGTTCTGACCCCTTCCTTCCTTAAGGAAATAACTGTAACCCTGGCTGCCCTCAACTTGCTGGATGAACAATACAGAAGTCAAGCCTCCTCAGGAGACGACGATACTGCGACTCCGGAACCGGGGCGCGATATTCGCATCGGGATGGTTTACAAGGTGCTGTTTTAG
- a CDS encoding SAM-dependent methyltransferase, giving the protein MNNNLNLFRLIPLMAFICLALLSAAGTVHAANGNLSLVSMGTGDPENMSLRARKAIESADLFFSMGKRESHPELLKGKPVYEAEHGLFGEGGAKPRRSAEAAAKLREENRKLIRTAVAAGKNVVILDNGDPTIFGPQIGYMKEFSDLKPVVIPGISSFNAANAALQTSVVSGKSRAIMLTSGSLAHGRDDFLAGAVNEGVTLALFMVRDLEKFIDTMSAKVPRETPVAIVSNAGSSSREKVVIATLGTLSEKIKGIDLGAYLLYIGESIKG; this is encoded by the coding sequence ATGAATAATAATTTAAATCTTTTTCGTCTCATTCCTCTTATGGCGTTTATATGCCTGGCCCTGTTGTCGGCAGCTGGAACCGTCCATGCAGCCAATGGAAATTTGTCTCTTGTCAGCATGGGAACCGGTGACCCCGAGAACATGTCTCTACGCGCTCGTAAGGCCATTGAATCGGCAGATCTATTTTTTTCCATGGGCAAAAGAGAGAGCCACCCTGAGCTCCTCAAAGGAAAACCTGTCTATGAGGCCGAGCATGGTTTATTTGGCGAGGGCGGGGCTAAACCACGTCGATCTGCAGAAGCAGCAGCTAAGTTGCGGGAAGAGAATCGGAAGCTCATTCGTACCGCAGTCGCTGCCGGAAAAAATGTCGTCATTCTGGATAACGGCGATCCGACTATTTTTGGTCCGCAAATCGGCTATATGAAAGAGTTCTCCGATCTTAAGCCGGTCGTGATTCCCGGGATCTCGAGCTTCAATGCGGCAAACGCCGCGTTACAAACCAGCGTTGTCAGCGGCAAGTCCAGAGCGATTATGTTGACCTCTGGATCCTTGGCTCATGGCCGTGATGATTTTCTGGCTGGGGCGGTCAATGAAGGTGTCACCCTGGCCCTCTTCATGGTCCGTGATCTGGAAAAATTCATCGACACCATGAGCGCCAAGGTCCCCCGGGAAACTCCCGTGGCGATAGTATCCAACGCCGGATCATCAAGCAGAGAAAAGGTTGTGATAGCAACCCTTGGGACCCTCAGTGAAAAAATCAAGGGGATCGACCTTGGTGCCTATCTTCTCTATATCGGCGAATCGATCAAAGGCTGA
- a CDS encoding biopolymer transporter ExbD — protein MISVRQHLRHKGGTSEINISPLIDLVFLLLIFFMVTTSFVRETGIDVDRPTASTAIASKNSNVLVAVSHDGEVFFDGQRVDVRTVRSHIGRAIAENPGAEVIVVADKDSRTGLVVQTMDQCRLAGADRVSLAAADSGVKH, from the coding sequence ATGATAAGTGTCAGGCAGCATTTACGCCATAAAGGTGGAACCTCAGAAATCAATATTTCACCGCTGATAGATCTGGTCTTTTTGTTATTGATCTTTTTTATGGTGACTACAAGCTTTGTTCGGGAAACCGGAATTGATGTTGATCGCCCGACAGCAAGCACAGCAATTGCTTCCAAAAACAGTAATGTTCTGGTTGCGGTCAGTCATGATGGAGAGGTTTTCTTTGATGGACAGCGGGTCGATGTCCGGACGGTGCGTAGCCATATCGGTCGGGCAATCGCCGAGAACCCGGGTGCAGAGGTGATTGTTGTCGCCGATAAGGATAGTCGTACCGGGCTTGTTGTGCAGACGATGGATCAGTGTCGCCTAGCCGGAGCAGATCGGGTCAGCTTGGCTGCCGCCGACAGTGGAGTGAAGCACTAG
- a CDS encoding MotA/TolQ/ExbB proton channel family protein, translated as MFPLPEFISSGQEFGAQLYDYFKDGGLIMYPLLLVAVYMWTLIFERIFAFHRLEFRDIEMTDLLQGYRDGRSFPFKTGLRAQIGYFLCRHQTEDRFLNRRLLDQCCMQLRPGINRNIMLIAVLAMVSPLLGLLGTVTGMITTFDVIALFGTGNARALAGGISEALITTQSGLLVSIPGVFSSAVLTLRARRLQLRLDESMTTLKRIV; from the coding sequence ATGTTTCCACTGCCTGAATTCATCAGTTCAGGGCAGGAATTTGGTGCTCAGTTATATGATTATTTCAAAGATGGTGGCCTCATCATGTACCCCCTTCTTCTGGTTGCCGTCTACATGTGGACACTGATTTTTGAGCGGATATTTGCATTTCACCGTCTGGAATTCAGAGATATTGAAATGACGGATCTGTTACAGGGGTATCGCGACGGACGAAGCTTTCCGTTTAAAACCGGGCTCCGGGCACAGATTGGATATTTTCTTTGCCGCCACCAGACTGAAGATCGTTTTTTGAATCGACGCCTGCTGGATCAGTGCTGCATGCAGCTGCGTCCAGGAATTAATCGTAACATTATGCTGATAGCCGTCCTGGCGATGGTTTCTCCATTGCTTGGTTTGCTGGGAACGGTGACCGGGATGATTACAACTTTTGATGTCATTGCCTTGTTTGGAACCGGAAACGCCAGAGCTCTTGCCGGAGGAATATCCGAGGCGCTGATCACCACTCAGAGTGGTTTGCTGGTTTCAATCCCAGGAGTTTTTTCCAGTGCAGTTCTTACTTTGCGTGCTCGGAGGCTGCAGTTGCGATTGGATGAGTCAATGACAACATTGAAACGGATTGTTTAG
- a CDS encoding amino acid permease, translating to MEKNTTSEGLKRNIGLLSATVLVVANMVGSGIFTTSGFIISETGSAKVMLVCWFIGGIFALTGALCYAELGAMLPRSGGEYAYLHKAFGPFPAFLSGWISLIVGFSAPIAAAAIAFSTYFLGTGADPWLQFGGQKTWLVLSPTTLMACMAVLFFSLVHYHSLNLGTGIQNSLTFIKVLFIAAFIAGAVLLGKGDMTHFNLALDTTTGNAASYAVALIFISFAYSGWNAAAYLGGEIRNPGRNLPLSLIMGTLLVITLYMLLNAVFVYALPPAAMTGSLEVGKEAALALFGEKSGQVFSMAIAIGLLSVLSAMIMAGPRVYFAMARDGLFFKRFGIVNTSHQTPAAAIFFQAAVAVFMILCAAYDTLLIYIGFTLSLTAVMTVMALFFLRWKKPELVRPYRTLGYPLTPLIFISGNLWIIAYTLSSRPVVCVAGLLTIGVGAGLYLLFKKSKPDAIISIDKPLGEAVD from the coding sequence ATGGAAAAAAATACGACATCTGAGGGGCTGAAACGGAATATCGGGTTGCTGTCGGCAACAGTTCTGGTCGTCGCAAACATGGTCGGCAGTGGAATTTTTACGACTTCCGGCTTTATTATCAGCGAAACGGGGAGCGCCAAAGTGATGTTGGTCTGCTGGTTTATTGGTGGCATCTTTGCCCTGACCGGAGCACTCTGCTATGCGGAGTTGGGGGCCATGCTGCCCCGCTCAGGAGGTGAATATGCCTATCTACACAAAGCATTTGGCCCGTTTCCGGCTTTTCTTTCCGGGTGGATTTCACTGATTGTCGGATTTTCCGCACCAATTGCGGCGGCGGCAATTGCCTTTTCCACTTATTTTCTCGGCACAGGGGCTGACCCCTGGCTGCAGTTTGGCGGTCAGAAAACCTGGTTGGTCTTATCGCCAACAACTCTCATGGCCTGTATGGCGGTGCTCTTTTTCTCGCTGGTGCACTATCACAGTTTGAATCTGGGCACCGGAATCCAAAATTCGCTGACATTCATCAAGGTTTTGTTTATTGCAGCCTTTATTGCCGGTGCCGTGTTGCTGGGCAAAGGCGACATGACTCATTTCAATCTGGCACTCGACACGACCACGGGTAATGCGGCCAGCTACGCTGTCGCACTGATTTTTATCTCTTTCGCTTACAGCGGCTGGAATGCCGCGGCTTACCTCGGTGGAGAGATCCGTAACCCTGGACGCAATCTTCCTTTATCTTTGATTATGGGAACACTTCTGGTTATCACCTTGTATATGCTGCTGAATGCGGTTTTCGTCTATGCACTGCCGCCGGCGGCCATGACCGGGAGCCTGGAAGTCGGTAAAGAGGCTGCGTTAGCACTGTTCGGTGAAAAATCAGGACAGGTGTTTTCCATGGCTATTGCTATCGGTTTGTTATCCGTACTCAGTGCCATGATTATGGCTGGTCCGCGTGTTTATTTTGCCATGGCCCGTGACGGCCTGTTTTTTAAACGTTTTGGTATTGTCAACACCAGTCACCAGACGCCGGCAGCAGCCATCTTTTTTCAGGCGGCTGTTGCTGTTTTTATGATCCTCTGTGCAGCCTACGATACGTTGTTGATCTATATCGGATTTACTCTCTCCTTGACCGCAGTTATGACGGTGATGGCGCTGTTTTTTCTGCGCTGGAAAAAACCGGAGCTGGTACGACCTTACCGAACGCTCGGCTACCCATTGACCCCACTTATCTTTATCAGCGGAAATCTCTGGATTATCGCCTACACACTCTCCAGCAGGCCGGTCGTCTGTGTTGCCGGCCTGCTGACAATCGGCGTCGGAGCAGGACTTTATCTGCTGTTCAAAAAATCAAAACCAGATGCAATCATAAGTATTGATAAACCCTTAGGGGAAGCCGTGGATTAA